The following are encoded in a window of Bacteroidota bacterium genomic DNA:
- a CDS encoding MOSC domain-containing protein yields the protein MSESGIGSRVSERPAPVPSNPDLAVVEAWVAELDEHRLGPSGRVAMLVETPRPHEHAERESVQAVPGKGFAGDHGRKSFYLGKHVPGREVSAVALDTLRVLGVDPIVVGDNLITEGFDLAALEPGDRVRVGEEVVLARSERAHRPCSVFRERTSPEAFAVVRQQRYRGALFVVERGGTIRLGDRIERIAD from the coding sequence ATGAGCGAATCGGGTATTGGCAGTCGCGTGTCGGAGCGTCCCGCGCCGGTCCCGTCGAACCCGGACCTCGCGGTCGTCGAGGCGTGGGTGGCGGAGCTGGACGAGCACCGCCTCGGGCCGTCCGGTCGCGTGGCAATGCTGGTCGAGACCCCGCGTCCGCACGAGCACGCCGAGCGCGAGTCGGTCCAGGCGGTGCCGGGCAAAGGCTTCGCGGGCGACCACGGGCGCAAGTCGTTCTACCTCGGCAAGCACGTCCCCGGCCGCGAGGTGTCGGCCGTCGCGCTCGACACCCTCCGCGTGCTCGGCGTCGATCCCATCGTCGTCGGCGACAACCTCATCACCGAAGGGTTCGACCTCGCCGCCCTCGAACCGGGCGACCGGGTGCGGGTGGGGGAGGAGGTGGTGCTGGCCCGGTCTGAGCGTGCGCACCGCCCGTGCTCCGTTTTCCGCGAGCGGACCAGCCCCGAAGCCTTCGCCGTCGTCCGGCAGCAGCGGTACCGAGGGGCTCTGTTCGTCGTCGAGCGCGGCGGCACGATCCGCCTCGGCGACCGGATCGAGCGCATCGCGGATTGA